A region from the uncultured Draconibacterium sp. genome encodes:
- a CDS encoding RagB/SusD family nutrient uptake outer membrane protein has product MKNTNNIIKKNLIGALAFVLIMISGCSLDEDTYSIYTPETFYANEKQVLSSMSGIYRNFTNLARMGVEYRSMELSGDQVVVHGKIQGWWQNSSFEGLMEHTWDENHSYIRGSYDFFFKVVGQTNALIVSLESSGLDIVEQPIAELRALRAYAYFYLMDFFGNVPVFTEAKVDPLNLPEQNTRQEVFEFVVSELMAAAEVLPAKAETPSEYYGRVTKEAAYALLATVYLNAEVYTGTAQNDKAIEYADKVINSGSYTLLDDYFANFSADNANNEEFIFGGVYTPDISGGLGHPLVQKVLPGIQGGLFGLPYTPQNGFATRPSVYNMYEDGDIRKDMFLYYGPLTDPRNGDTIYVERVVPDHNSILYVPGQSAEGPVTYDIIPATGIRLQPMNAGIKWIKWGIDPNTQGGNAGNDIAYIRYADILLIKAEALTRKGNSGAALPLINQVRERSNAAPLTSVNLEDVFDERSRELAFEMHRRRDLIRFDKFNDAWEFKAESEPFRKLFPIPRTAIDANPKLQQNPGY; this is encoded by the coding sequence ATGAAAAATACAAATAATATAATCAAGAAAAATTTAATCGGGGCATTAGCATTCGTGCTAATTATGATTTCAGGTTGTAGCCTTGATGAAGATACCTACTCGATTTATACTCCTGAAACATTTTATGCCAACGAAAAACAGGTTCTTTCATCCATGTCGGGAATATACCGCAACTTTACCAACCTTGCCCGAATGGGAGTTGAATACCGCTCTATGGAACTATCGGGCGACCAGGTAGTGGTTCATGGAAAGATACAAGGATGGTGGCAAAACAGTAGTTTCGAAGGATTAATGGAGCACACATGGGATGAGAACCACTCATACATCAGAGGTTCATATGACTTTTTCTTTAAAGTGGTGGGGCAAACCAACGCTTTAATTGTATCGCTCGAAAGTTCGGGTTTAGATATTGTTGAACAACCTATAGCCGAATTACGAGCATTGCGCGCTTATGCCTATTTCTACCTGATGGATTTCTTTGGTAATGTTCCTGTATTTACAGAAGCAAAAGTTGATCCTTTAAATTTACCGGAGCAAAATACCCGTCAGGAAGTTTTTGAATTTGTAGTATCAGAACTTATGGCCGCTGCTGAAGTTCTGCCTGCAAAAGCAGAAACTCCTTCTGAATACTATGGCCGGGTTACCAAAGAAGCTGCCTATGCTTTGCTGGCTACCGTTTACCTGAATGCTGAGGTTTACACCGGAACTGCACAGAACGACAAGGCTATTGAATACGCTGATAAAGTAATCAACTCAGGTTCTTACACCCTTCTCGACGATTATTTTGCCAACTTTTCTGCCGATAACGCCAACAACGAAGAGTTTATCTTTGGTGGCGTTTATACTCCTGATATCTCGGGTGGTCTTGGACACCCATTGGTACAAAAAGTGTTACCGGGCATTCAGGGCGGACTTTTTGGTTTGCCTTATACACCGCAAAATGGTTTTGCCACACGTCCTTCGGTTTATAACATGTACGAAGATGGTGACATCAGAAAGGATATGTTTCTTTATTATGGCCCGCTAACCGATCCACGTAACGGCGATACAATTTATGTTGAACGGGTTGTTCCTGATCATAACTCCATTCTGTATGTACCGGGGCAATCAGCTGAAGGACCAGTTACTTACGACATTATTCCAGCCACTGGTATTCGCCTGCAACCAATGAATGCTGGTATTAAGTGGATTAAGTGGGGAATCGATCCAAACACCCAGGGAGGTAATGCCGGGAATGATATTGCTTATATACGATATGCCGACATCCTGTTAATAAAAGCTGAAGCATTGACCCGAAAAGGCAATTCCGGGGCAGCACTTCCTTTGATTAACCAAGTTCGGGAAAGAAGTAATGCTGCTCCTTTAACCTCTGTTAACTTGGAAGATGTTTTTGACGAAAGAAGTCGTGAACTGGCATTTGAAATGCACCGAAGAAGGGATTTAATCCGCTTCGATAAATTTAACGATGCATGGGAATTTAAAGCTGAATCTGAACCATTCAGAAAATTGTTCCCAATACCTAGAACGGCTATTGATGCAAATCCAAAATTACAACAAAATCCGGGTTACTAG
- a CDS encoding DUF1961 family protein, producing MRKTIMAFVPLLLCSAVVCFAQQNGISKEAFTQANKENWETIFTDSCTGNWERNWFLDGEIAAVSNDKNGMQLTAGPQFKNDAHHMVLWTQESFKGDLKIEYEFTRLDFETRCVNILYIQASGSGKEPFSEDITKWNDLRKIPAMRMYFDHMNTYHISYAAFPNSGDNRKSYLRARRYVPHKKGLEGTDLHPDYYPEGLFAPGVPHKITVIKTNRKIFMRISNNEQSYYCQFNNPDLPIIEEGRIGLRLMFTRSSRFSNFKISQKK from the coding sequence ATGAGAAAAACCATAATGGCATTTGTGCCTCTGCTTTTATGTAGTGCTGTCGTGTGCTTTGCTCAGCAAAATGGTATTTCAAAAGAAGCCTTTACACAAGCCAATAAAGAGAATTGGGAAACGATTTTTACTGATTCCTGCACTGGTAACTGGGAAAGAAACTGGTTTCTGGATGGTGAAATAGCAGCAGTTAGTAACGATAAAAACGGGATGCAACTTACCGCTGGTCCTCAATTCAAAAACGATGCTCACCACATGGTATTGTGGACTCAGGAATCTTTCAAAGGAGATTTGAAAATAGAATATGAATTCACGCGACTCGATTTCGAAACACGTTGTGTAAATATTCTTTACATACAAGCAAGCGGAAGTGGCAAAGAACCTTTTTCCGAAGACATTACCAAATGGAATGATCTTCGAAAAATTCCGGCGATGCGCATGTATTTCGACCATATGAATACCTATCATATCAGTTATGCAGCTTTTCCCAATAGTGGAGATAATCGAAAATCATACCTGCGCGCACGACGCTATGTGCCACATAAAAAAGGTTTAGAAGGGACAGATTTGCATCCCGATTATTACCCGGAAGGACTTTTTGCTCCTGGAGTTCCACACAAAATTACGGTTATAAAGACCAACAGGAAGATTTTTATGCGAATTTCCAATAACGAACAAAGTTATTACTGCCAATTCAACAATCCTGATTTACCAATTATTGAGGAAGGAAGAATAGGCTTACGATTGATGTTTACACGTTCATCGCGTTTTTCTAATTTCAAAATATCCCAGAAAAAATGA
- a CDS encoding beta-galactosidase: MKSKLFYSLFILSLVCSLQVQSQENKFFPSSDLTTVGAYYYPEHWDESQWERDIKKMAEMGFEFTHFAEFAWAQLEPQEGVYDFSWLDRAVALAAKYKLKVVMCTSTATPPVWLVRKHPDILKEHENGTKMDHGARQHASFSNNYYRSYALKMIEKLAEHYGNDNRICGWQLDNEPATNVDFGQDAQNRFRNWLKEQYENIETLNKAWGTNFWSGTYSTFDEINIPNHSQWGMNLYQRLDHSRFCDYETSSFLDEQARVIRKYATPSQWITSNYIPYYDARYIGASTELDFITYTRYMIYGEHQGIGKKGYRVGEYSRIAMANDYFRPLTPIYGVMELQPGQVNWGTINSQPLPGAVRLWLWHVFAGGSKFTCTYRFRAPIYGYEQYHYGIVGPDGVTPTPGGLEYQQFIKEIQVLRDSPSAGKIPQDYQNRKTAILYNPDNTVAINNNKQTLAWNTEAHILKYYKTLKALGAPVDFIRDTMNFQQYPVIVAPAFQQMSRQTIGKLTTYVKNGGNLVMSCRTGHQNELGHLWEAKHAEPLYELIGGEIEFYDLLRTYAPDTILMDDKKYAWTTWGDILNPDEATETWASYSGDFYAGKTAVTFNHLGKGSVTYVGADSHNGKLESEVLKKLFARLNIKTENYPEGLMTDYRDGFGIAVNYSDKPYQVELPAGTEIMIGEQPLGTADVLVWKLK; this comes from the coding sequence ATGAAATCAAAACTTTTTTATTCGCTATTCATTCTTTCTCTTGTCTGTTCTTTACAGGTACAATCACAGGAAAACAAGTTTTTTCCCTCATCAGATTTAACCACGGTAGGTGCCTATTATTACCCCGAGCATTGGGACGAAAGCCAGTGGGAACGCGATATCAAAAAAATGGCAGAGATGGGATTTGAATTCACGCATTTTGCTGAATTTGCATGGGCGCAGCTTGAACCGCAAGAAGGAGTGTATGATTTTTCATGGCTTGACAGGGCCGTTGCCCTTGCTGCCAAATACAAGCTTAAAGTGGTTATGTGCACCTCTACCGCCACCCCACCCGTTTGGCTGGTGCGCAAGCATCCTGATATTTTAAAAGAGCATGAAAACGGAACAAAAATGGACCATGGAGCACGTCAACACGCATCGTTCTCGAACAATTATTACCGCAGTTATGCCCTAAAAATGATTGAAAAACTGGCCGAACATTATGGCAACGACAACCGCATTTGTGGTTGGCAGCTGGATAACGAACCCGCTACAAATGTTGATTTTGGACAAGATGCACAAAACCGATTCCGAAACTGGCTAAAGGAGCAATACGAAAATATTGAAACCCTAAACAAGGCCTGGGGGACGAATTTCTGGAGCGGAACTTACAGTACTTTTGATGAAATAAATATTCCGAACCACTCGCAGTGGGGAATGAATTTATACCAACGTCTGGATCATAGTCGTTTTTGCGATTACGAAACCAGTAGTTTTTTGGATGAACAAGCCCGGGTAATCCGTAAATACGCCACCCCCAGCCAGTGGATAACAAGCAATTATATACCGTATTACGATGCACGCTATATTGGTGCCAGCACTGAACTTGATTTTATAACCTACACCCGCTACATGATTTATGGCGAACACCAGGGCATTGGTAAAAAAGGCTATCGGGTAGGCGAATATTCGCGCATTGCCATGGCTAACGACTATTTCAGGCCTTTAACACCAATTTACGGCGTTATGGAACTCCAACCCGGACAGGTAAACTGGGGAACCATCAACTCGCAACCCTTGCCGGGTGCAGTACGACTTTGGTTGTGGCATGTTTTTGCCGGAGGTAGTAAATTTACCTGTACCTATCGTTTTCGTGCACCAATTTATGGCTACGAACAATACCACTATGGCATTGTTGGCCCGGATGGCGTTACTCCAACACCGGGAGGACTGGAATACCAGCAATTTATTAAAGAAATACAAGTGCTTCGCGATTCCCCTTCTGCAGGAAAAATTCCGCAGGATTACCAAAACCGAAAAACCGCAATTTTGTACAACCCCGACAATACCGTAGCTATAAACAACAATAAACAAACACTTGCCTGGAATACCGAAGCACATATTTTAAAGTACTACAAAACCTTAAAAGCTTTGGGTGCCCCCGTTGATTTTATTCGCGATACAATGAATTTTCAACAATATCCGGTAATTGTGGCTCCGGCATTCCAGCAAATGAGTAGGCAAACAATCGGAAAACTTACTACTTACGTTAAAAACGGTGGGAATTTGGTAATGTCGTGTAGAACCGGACACCAAAATGAACTGGGACACCTTTGGGAGGCCAAACATGCCGAACCTTTGTACGAGCTAATTGGCGGAGAAATTGAATTTTATGATTTACTGAGAACCTATGCACCCGATACAATTCTTATGGATGATAAAAAGTATGCATGGACAACCTGGGGAGATATATTAAATCCGGATGAAGCAACTGAGACCTGGGCAAGCTATAGCGGCGATTTTTATGCCGGCAAAACAGCAGTTACTTTTAACCACTTAGGAAAAGGTAGCGTAACTTATGTTGGTGCCGACAGCCACAATGGAAAACTTGAATCCGAGGTTCTAAAAAAACTGTTTGCCCGCCTAAATATTAAAACAGAAAATTACCCGGAAGGTTTGATGACCGATTACCGAGATGGTTTTGGAATTGCAGTAAACTATTCAGATAAACCATACCAAGTTGAACTACCGGCAGGAACAGAAATAATGATTGGAGAACAACCGTTAGGCACTGCCGATGTGCTGGTTTGGAAGCTAAAATAA
- a CDS encoding glycosyl hydrolase, protein MKKYLSVLSVYALFFFMPFAFCTCTPTVTPQWPEHTIETKPWTRWWWHGSAVDKANITANLEELAAAGFGGVEITPIYDVKGDEDKSISFQSKKWMVMFEHTLKESERLGLGVDLANASGWPFGGPWISAKHACKNVQYKKFILKEGEQLSEKIEFIQEPLVRAVGKRVDISEVKFPISSNTNLQELALDQVRFETPLPLQTLMAYNEKGETLNLTDSVNANGALNWTAPAGTWNLYAVFQGWHGKMVERAGTGGEGNVIDHFSEEALNVFLSDFDKNAENIDLTGLRAFFNDSYEVDDASGDANWTPLFFEEFQKRRGYDLRNHLPALFGDMDEETNHRVLCDYRETLSDLILEKFTKVWADWAESHNATIRNQAHGSPAAILDLYEASHIPETEGTDPMRIKMATSAAHTSGKPLVACEAATWLNEHFLSNLADVKQNADMYLTHGVNHIVYHGTPYSPIEDKWPGWMFYAAVHFAPTNTWWDELKTVNEYVANCQSFMQNAEPDNDILLYFPIYDAWTKRTKEHLPHFGMHTEDLTKEISYSLLEKGYTFDYISDKQIAKLSVENGAIKSKGATYKTILIPACEFLSLSTLQQLMKLAESGANIVFQNQIPTKVPGFNNFQAKENEVKELIQRLQFKSTQEVAIAKKGNGQVFTGSNIDLLLKEVKVLPEELSKLGLWFNRVKRIEGTCYFISNWTDKNIDQWVALNSAEEEAVWFNPMNKTFGNALTQNENKSTKVHLQLKPGETLILQSYNARVTASDYPVWESSSVKKEINNSWEITFEKGGPYLPKPLQLAELQGWESISEELAKFSGTATYLTNFELATDLPKDLLLDLGVVHESAIIKLNGTKLGTLVGPTFQIVLPKELLQTINVLEVEVTNLMANRIIDMDKNGVNYKKFYNINFAAHLRENRGEDGNFTAAHWQPLPSGLLGPVTISEITQKQIQ, encoded by the coding sequence ATGAAAAAGTACCTCTCCGTTCTTTCCGTTTATGCCCTTTTCTTTTTTATGCCTTTTGCTTTTTGTACCTGCACACCAACAGTTACTCCGCAATGGCCCGAACACACCATCGAAACCAAACCATGGACTCGCTGGTGGTGGCACGGCAGCGCTGTTGATAAAGCAAATATAACTGCCAACCTTGAAGAACTAGCTGCAGCAGGTTTTGGAGGTGTAGAAATAACACCAATTTACGATGTAAAAGGTGACGAAGATAAATCCATCTCTTTTCAATCGAAAAAGTGGATGGTGATGTTTGAACATACCCTGAAAGAATCGGAACGTTTAGGTTTGGGTGTTGATTTAGCAAATGCTTCGGGCTGGCCATTCGGGGGCCCCTGGATTAGTGCCAAACATGCCTGCAAAAATGTTCAGTATAAAAAATTCATTTTGAAGGAAGGAGAACAATTATCCGAAAAAATTGAATTTATTCAGGAACCTTTGGTCCGAGCAGTAGGAAAAAGGGTAGATATTTCTGAGGTTAAATTCCCAATCAGCAGTAACACAAACCTGCAGGAATTGGCACTCGACCAGGTTCGTTTTGAAACGCCACTTCCGCTGCAAACCCTCATGGCTTACAACGAAAAAGGCGAAACTTTAAATTTAACCGACTCCGTTAACGCAAACGGAGCATTGAACTGGACAGCTCCTGCAGGAACATGGAATTTATACGCTGTTTTTCAGGGATGGCATGGCAAAATGGTAGAACGTGCAGGAACCGGTGGCGAAGGAAATGTTATCGACCACTTCTCGGAAGAAGCGCTAAACGTGTTTTTGTCCGACTTCGATAAAAATGCAGAAAATATTGATTTAACTGGTTTGCGTGCCTTTTTTAACGATTCATACGAAGTTGATGATGCAAGTGGCGATGCCAACTGGACACCATTATTTTTTGAAGAATTTCAAAAGCGCCGTGGTTATGATTTGCGAAACCATTTACCGGCCTTATTTGGCGATATGGATGAAGAAACCAACCATCGCGTTTTATGCGATTATCGTGAAACACTTTCCGATTTAATTTTAGAGAAATTCACAAAAGTGTGGGCCGATTGGGCTGAATCGCATAACGCCACAATACGTAACCAGGCCCACGGTTCTCCGGCTGCAATTCTCGATTTGTACGAAGCCAGCCACATTCCCGAAACTGAAGGCACCGACCCCATGCGCATAAAAATGGCAACTTCGGCTGCACATACATCAGGTAAACCTTTGGTTGCCTGCGAAGCTGCCACCTGGTTAAACGAACACTTTTTAAGCAACCTCGCCGATGTAAAACAAAATGCCGATATGTATTTAACACACGGCGTAAATCACATTGTTTACCACGGCACACCCTATTCGCCAATTGAGGACAAATGGCCAGGCTGGATGTTTTATGCAGCCGTTCATTTTGCCCCAACCAACACCTGGTGGGACGAGCTAAAAACGGTTAATGAATACGTAGCCAACTGTCAATCGTTCATGCAAAATGCAGAGCCTGATAATGATATCTTACTCTACTTCCCCATTTACGATGCATGGACCAAACGCACAAAAGAACACCTGCCCCATTTTGGCATGCACACTGAAGATTTGACAAAAGAAATCAGTTATAGTTTACTAGAAAAAGGATATACTTTCGATTATATTTCCGACAAACAGATTGCAAAACTGTCGGTTGAAAACGGAGCCATAAAATCCAAAGGAGCGACATACAAAACCATTCTTATTCCTGCTTGTGAATTCCTTTCGTTGTCAACGTTACAGCAACTTATGAAGCTGGCAGAATCCGGCGCAAACATCGTATTCCAAAACCAAATTCCTACTAAAGTTCCCGGATTTAATAATTTCCAGGCAAAAGAAAATGAGGTAAAAGAACTTATCCAGCGTTTGCAGTTTAAATCGACTCAGGAGGTTGCAATCGCTAAAAAAGGAAACGGACAGGTTTTCACAGGAAGTAACATTGACTTATTACTAAAGGAAGTGAAAGTTTTACCTGAAGAACTATCGAAACTTGGCCTGTGGTTTAACCGTGTAAAAAGAATCGAAGGAACCTGCTATTTTATTAGCAACTGGACCGATAAAAACATTGACCAATGGGTAGCCTTAAATTCAGCTGAGGAGGAAGCAGTTTGGTTTAACCCCATGAATAAAACTTTCGGAAATGCTCTAACGCAAAATGAAAATAAATCAACGAAAGTACATCTACAGCTTAAACCCGGAGAAACTTTGATTTTACAGAGTTATAACGCTCGGGTTACAGCATCTGACTATCCAGTTTGGGAAAGCTCTTCAGTAAAAAAGGAAATTAATAATTCCTGGGAAATTACATTTGAAAAAGGCGGTCCCTACCTACCTAAGCCTTTGCAACTAGCCGAGCTTCAAGGTTGGGAAAGCATTTCCGAAGAACTAGCAAAGTTCTCGGGAACCGCAACATACTTAACTAATTTTGAGCTAGCTACCGACTTGCCGAAAGATTTATTACTCGATTTGGGTGTTGTTCACGAATCGGCAATAATCAAACTCAACGGAACAAAACTAGGAACACTGGTTGGACCAACATTCCAGATTGTTTTGCCAAAAGAATTATTGCAAACCATAAACGTCCTGGAAGTGGAGGTTACCAACCTCATGGCAAACCGAATTATTGACATGGATAAAAATGGTGTTAATTATAAGAAATTTTACAACATCAATTTTGCCGCCCATTTACGCGAAAACAGAGGCGAAGATGGGAATTTTACAGCCGCACACTGGCAACCACTTCCTTCTGGTTTGCTGGGGCCGGTTACCATTTCTGAAATAACTCAAAAACAAATCCAATAA
- a CDS encoding glycoside hydrolase family 88 protein: MKNTLILLIIASLSLASTKVIAQYVDTKKVDASTKLYLAKPGYKTPYGETKPEAVKGVIDRILVYLEETTPIGVIDKTTKEEITDYKNIDENSIIKQGTFSITNYMWGVTYSSMLSAAKITGDERYKEYVSDRFQFLTAVAPYFAPVLHKDNSKADPQMRQLLRPLALDDAGAMCSAMIKAKLDGMEFNGQAIMDRYFDWIINKEYRLPDGTFARNRPQRNTIWLDDMFMGIPAIANMGRLTGDTKYYDEAIKQITQFADRMFLPEKGLYRHGWVEAMHPHPAFHWGRANGWALLTKVEVLDALPKDYPGREKVLKLLQAHIQGLCALQSSEGLWHQLLDRNDSYLETSASAIYVYCMAKAINEGWIDMLAYGSQTMLGWHGVTTKVNEKGQIEGTCVGTGMGYDPAFYYYRPVNTAAGHGYGPVIYAGAEMYRLLQNHTAKMNDSAVLFYKEKIDTKAAIFYVEEDGVVDHH, from the coding sequence ATGAAGAATACATTAATATTATTAATTATCGCCAGTTTATCTCTCGCATCAACAAAAGTTATTGCACAATATGTTGACACAAAAAAAGTGGATGCTTCCACAAAGCTTTACCTGGCCAAACCCGGCTACAAAACACCTTATGGAGAAACAAAGCCAGAAGCAGTTAAAGGTGTAATCGACCGGATTCTTGTTTACCTTGAGGAAACAACACCAATCGGAGTAATAGATAAAACCACAAAAGAAGAAATCACCGATTATAAAAATATAGATGAGAATTCCATAATCAAACAAGGTACATTCAGCATAACAAACTATATGTGGGGAGTTACGTATTCATCAATGCTTAGTGCTGCAAAAATAACCGGAGACGAACGCTATAAAGAATATGTGTCCGATCGCTTTCAGTTTTTAACAGCCGTTGCACCCTATTTTGCACCAGTTCTTCACAAAGACAATTCGAAGGCTGATCCGCAAATGCGTCAGCTACTGCGCCCATTGGCACTCGATGATGCAGGGGCCATGTGCTCGGCCATGATAAAAGCAAAATTGGATGGCATGGAGTTTAACGGACAAGCCATAATGGACCGTTACTTTGACTGGATAATAAATAAGGAATACCGCTTGCCCGATGGCACTTTCGCCCGCAACCGACCACAACGAAACACCATTTGGCTCGACGATATGTTTATGGGCATACCTGCCATTGCCAACATGGGCCGACTTACGGGTGATACAAAATATTACGATGAAGCGATTAAACAAATTACCCAGTTTGCCGATCGTATGTTCCTGCCCGAAAAAGGCCTCTACCGCCATGGCTGGGTAGAAGCGATGCACCCTCACCCGGCATTCCACTGGGGGCGAGCCAATGGCTGGGCCTTACTTACTAAAGTTGAAGTATTAGATGCACTTCCAAAAGATTATCCTGGTCGTGAAAAAGTATTGAAGCTTTTACAGGCTCATATTCAGGGTTTGTGTGCATTACAATCCAGTGAAGGTCTTTGGCATCAGCTATTAGACAGAAACGATTCGTACCTTGAAACTTCAGCCAGTGCTATTTATGTGTATTGTATGGCAAAGGCCATTAACGAAGGTTGGATTGACATGTTGGCCTATGGTTCGCAAACCATGCTTGGCTGGCACGGTGTTACAACCAAAGTAAATGAAAAAGGACAAATTGAAGGTACCTGCGTTGGAACAGGAATGGGCTATGATCCTGCTTTCTATTATTACCGGCCGGTAAACACAGCAGCAGGTCATGGATATGGCCCGGTAATTTATGCCGGAGCCGAGATGTATCGGCTGTTACAAAACCATACCGCTAAAATGAATGATAGTGCGGTGCTTTTTTACAAAGAAAAGATAGATACAAAAGCTGCAATATTTTATGTAGAGGAAGATGGAGTTGTTGACCATCATTAA